GAGTTGTCTATACTATTATGAGTGTCTAAATATTATTACAGTCAAGAAACATAATTGGTAGCACTTAAGTTGCATGCTCTCTATTAATTAAATGTGGGAGAACCATCACCTCAATTTGACCTTGCAGGAATCTGATATATCCAATTGCTTCTAACAAGACAGAAGCTGTGTCAGTCTGCAAAAGTAAAAACATAGATACCACAAGCACAACACCCGGTCATTtgtctctctttttctttatttgtaAGATCAAAATGAAACTCGATTAAAGAGAAGAGGTAAAAGTTAGAAGACTTGGATCACAAAAAGTATGGAAAAGAACTATTCAAGGGTCCTATAAATTCTCAAACAAATCAGCTTCTTTTTAGTTAGAATTAATCCTGACATCCGATCCAGAATTTACTTACcgtcaaaattgattttagtaTCAAAATCAACCGTAaaaagatttccaaacatgtatTTAAGTACAAAAGGAGGCTGAAATGGTTGATAGTTTTGTATAACTGTATTTTTGTGTGTGTATTGTGTTTGTAGTAAGATGAAATGGTTATTTGTTTATTACCTTTCCAAACGGGGAAACCAGCTGGTGAAGGGATGTTATTCTATCACCTAGCTTCTCCTTTCTCACCtgattcagatttcattttgtGAAAGTCAGTACATGAATTTCATGTGCTTTTCTGATGTACGTCTTTCATCTATCATACATGTTTCTTTACCGGCAGAAAGAATCTTACCAATACAGACAATCAAGAAAGACAACACACAACAAAACACTAATACCAtgtttgagtcaatttttttctttcattgtaGTCAACTCTGGATCTCAGAAACTACTCACTGAACTTctcttcagaattgattctgattcCAAATTTAATTATAGAAGAGTTTTAAAAAATGTGAGGATGTGTGTGCGCCTGAGAGAGACTGTGTCAAGAGCATGAGAATAGAAGGGAGAGTCTTTGGGTTACCTTCAGAGGTGGTTGGCTTGAAGATGGCTGACCCCTTGTCTTCTTACAAACTCCACCAGTGGCTTTGCTATTACACTAGAGCAGAAGAGATCACACATAAAAAACAACTTGAATTTAGAGTATATAAAAGAGATCATCTCTGCATGCTTCAATTAGTGTCTAAAGGTGAAAATTTTCAGatgagagaggagaagagaaaagaacaaCAAGAACCTCTCATGAGATTATTACCTCAGATGTGTGATCTGGGAGTTGGTTAATCTTCCTATGATCGACCTTGTTATTATAAGTGAAATCCAATAAATTATTACTACTCAAGCTAGTAACAGAACTTGACCTAGGTGAAGAAACTGTCACCATATTTGACCAAGTTGCTCCAGGAACCTGAAATTCCCCATGCCCAGGGTGATATAAGTTGTTGCCACTTCGAGAAACTTCATGCTTTATTACATCAACAAGAGGAACCATGGAGGATGTGTTAATAATATGTTCATCCCAGTTTTCCATCTTTTTTGGCTGAAAATGACTAAATGCAactctctcttcttctcctGGTAATCCAGTACTGCAAAACATCCACAACCCACAAGTTTTCACACCAACAAACTGTAGAGTGAAACATGCATGAATATATAATTCCAACTCTAGAAAAGATTGATCTAGAACTCATTTGGATGCAAACCAAAGAACACTCATCGAAGCTTATAGAGTGATTTTTCTAGTTGATAAGCTACAATAAACTTGTATCCAAACTGGTTCCTAGAAGCCACACACATGcataaagaagagagaagagtgCTTACAAAAGAAGTTGACTCAATGACTGATGGGGCTCCAGGTTTTCATTCAAAGAACTAAAAGGATTTGAAGAAGATCCAATTGCATACTGAGAAGAAGGGATCAAAGATGGTGGATTCACACTCCACCAGTTAGGGTTCCCAGCCATCATTTGCAAGCTAGCTGAAACTAGAAGAATAACCTCCTGTGGAATTAATACTCAATTTCCTCCCTCTCCCTTCAAATGAACATATAAATGAAACCTTTAATAATCTCCTTTTCCTCTATGCTTTTTTCCTCTTTCACCTTTGTGATATTTCCTTCTCTGTGCACCCAAACAAGCCTTTGGCTAAAGCTTTGAGTGTTTTGTGTTGCTTTCTTACTAGCTGTTGAAGAAACTTAAAGTTTTGGGGTCTCAGTATTTTATAGAGTAGGGGATGAGAAAACTTTGCATATGTAAGTtgcttttttctttcctttatctTTTATGAGTTTCATTTATTCAGTATtcctttttattatataaagtGGAACGCAAAAGCTGGTGTGGCCATTGTTGTGACTATAAATTAGTGGTTACCCAGGCTCATTTTCCTTAATTTAGGGTTGCACCTTGGGATTGTATTGGGGCTAGGTTTGGGCTAGAGGTAGGGTATAATACCATTGAGATCAATGTCAGAtgctttattttattctctGGAGCAATAATTCACTTTAACAAATAAAACAACAGAATCTAAGTGGCTGATTAAAataagaaaaccaaagcataaacTAGTAAAAGCCCCATGAATAAGTTCACTTGCAACCATAATATATAAATTAACCAAGCAGGTAAATGGTAATGGTTAATACTACCTCCGATCATTAGTatataagaattaaaaaaaaattatatcttaattttcatttttttaccaaaataactTCAATTATGTATTGCATTAGTTTACTACGATTAATGCTTTTTAAGTGTCAAAAAAGTTAGCATTGGATCTGAAGCCGATGCTAATTAATTTTCACGCATTAGCATTAGTTCCAATTTTATCAGATGTCCCCGAAGGGGCCCCATTAGCATTAGTTAAGCTGATGCAAAGCACCAAACGGAAAATGAATTACATTTAAGGAAAGCTTGGCTTAAACGCTAAAATCAATGACCAACTTAGCATGTACCCAACATTAAATAGTGTCAATTCAAAGGTGAGGCTAATTATTTCACTGGCCAACTTAGCGCCATATCAACGCTAAGCTGAACTCAACTGACCCTTCTCGTAGCTCCGTAACTTAATCGATGCAAAGCGTCAGGCGGAAATTACATTTATAGATAGTGTCGACTTGGACACTAAAACCAATGCACAACTTAGTGTCCACCAACATCAATTAGTGTCACTTCAAGGGTGATGCTAATTTCACCGGCTAACTCATCATCAGATCAACGCTAAGTTGAACTCAGTCGACCCATCTCGTAGGTCCATAACTTAGCGTCGGTCAAACCAGGCTAAGCTTTGATGGTTTCTTCGTCTCAACCCCAGTATTCTTATCCCTAATCCTTATCCCCTCAGACTGTTAGCATCACTTGCCTCTACTACGCATGGTGctgcccccccccccaaacATCTCCTCTCTCATACTCACAAACCCTTACAACCTCCAACCCTTTCCCCCCCGCCTCCTTTTCGCTCTCTAACCCTCACCTCACCTTCTTCTGTCCACCACCAAATTTGTCCCATCTGCTACCAGTTCACTCTCTTCCTGACCGTCACCTGCACCCTCTCTCTCGACGTcgcccacacacacacacactctctctccctctccttcCACCACCATATCGATCTACCCTTCTCCCCTCGCCGCCCCCTCTAGAATGTTGATTTCTCTGACCTATTATATTTTGATAGGTTGTGGCTATCAACATAAAGCTTAGGGAGTTGTTATTCGGACCCCCCGACATCTATTTGTACCCTGTTGAATTCGTAAAATCTGAAAAAACCTTTTATAAAATTTTTCCCCtcacactttgaaagtgcgtctATCACGTCATggacgcactttgaaagtgtgttttggtcgcactttcaaagtgcatTTTGAACCCcccctatttttttttcctgtttagttttggaaagaaTCTGGGACTGTGACTTCTTGGTTAAGGTAATAGGATCATTCTGAGTTCAAATATGCTGTCAGAATCTTCAAATTCCTACACCTTCTAGTAGTTGCTTCACAATCAGGAGCAGTGCGGTTTGGAAAATTGGACAATTTTTTGCTCGGATGCGAAGTCGAccaactacaaagttgaagtgAAAAATCTAGTTATCATACCTTAGAAGGTGTTAAGATTTGTATAATTTAACCAAATTTCTTCGtctggtattttattttgaatgtcaatttttttattccacCATAAATCTCCAAATATTCTATCTTGATTTACTGTGGCagtctcataatttttaaaaatatctaATATCAGTTATGTACAAATTTGCAGTAATTCGTCCTTTAAAAGTGCGTTTACTTTGCACTTTAGAAGTGCGTTAACTACACACTTTAGAAGTGCGTGAGTGACGCACTTGTAAAGTGCGTACGTTTCGTtgccgaaaaaaaaaaaacgacatAAAAAACTCCCTAAAGTTGGAAATATTCAAAAACGACAGAAGAtggaggttgtggtggtggcagcgacagCAGTGGTGGGGTCGGCGACGGTGgttgtgggtggtggtggtgggtggaagaaagaggaaagaggtaaggagaTAAGAGAGAATGTGAGGAGGGGTGgagattttttatatttttttattaaaggcATTATAGTAATTTTGTACTTTTTGGGGGTCCAAATAAATGtagggggtctgaataacaactCCCTAAAGCTTATGGTGAAGTTTATTTCATGGGTACCATTAATCCTTCAATTTTTATGTGTGATATACATATATATGtgaaatataattaaatttttacttGATAGTTATGAGTGGGGTGTTTCAGGGATCGCTTGTAATTACTTCTCAATACCTTATTTGCATTTTGTTAGTACACACTGAGAAATAGTACCTTAAAACAATTGTGGAGATTACATTAATTCCATGGCCTGGAATatgtttaaaaataaattattattattggtGAGTAACAAGAGACAAAGAGACTTTccgaagtaaaaaaaaaaaaaaaagagacaaaGAGATAAAATTAGACAACTAGAAGATGGTGCATTTGCTCTTGGAAGTGGAATGTGAAGATCGAAAGAGTGATTCATAAGCTTAAagttaaagttgtaaaaatgATGAAGGTAATGGATCAATTTatgaaacaaaataatatttataataagataattaaaatattaatatcatattatGATTGTTATTGTAGTTGCATTGATTTTAAATATCTCCTAATTGTTATCCATATGTTCACAATATTTTCAATAAGATGGCATCAAATTCATGTTTGAATTGATAATTATTGAATTATACTTCTTGTTTGTTCTCTATTTGTTTCTCGAGATGAATAGCTTAGACATTAAAAGTTTTATAtatgtttctatttttttttttgcagagtAGCAAGCATTGCCATTGATTGCTTTGAGAGGTCATGTAGCTTAACCACTTAATCACTATAATTTGCTTTGAGTCTCAATGAACTTCAGTATTTAGCTTTAGCTTAGAGTCAACTAAGCCGAAGTCAATTGTTAGCATTGGCCGGAGATCGACAACCACAACGCGCGCCAACAGTAAATTGGCTACAATATCAATTTTTTGGGGCTAATGAGTGTTTTCTTTGTAGTGACTTTTGTTaataaaatatcattatttaattatttaatactaTAACATAAATCGTTGAATTAAATAGGTTGAaactttttttggttacagggaAAATAAATAGGTTGGAACTTAAATGAGCTGTGTTAGcttgttttttagtttttagtcaataaaaaagaattaatatatatatataataatactCTTAATAGTTTTccgaaggagaaaaaaaaataatactcttaatgcaataacaacaacatttgttaaaaaaaaacaacattagTCAGTTTTTTATTAACGAAACATTATTTTTTACACATTTTGTCGTCAAATAGTAAAAACTTTTATGATCTCTAGTATTTTAAACAATTTTCATaaaaatctataaaaaaaattaaagaataaaaatgagCCACCAAACCTAATCATCAGCTCCTGGTTGGTTGAACCAGTCGGTTAGGATTTTAGAAGCATACCAGAAAAGTGAGGTAGCTCGACTTAACTCATTATTCTTCCAACTCATGTCAAGCTAGCTTTAGTGAGCCAGGCTGGCTCACATTGACAAACCTATGTCTAGTCTAGCAGGGTAAAAAGGTAAATTGTATAAAGTAGTAAATAATTTAGTCTTCCTACCAACGAAGTGTAGCTTTAGTGATAACCAAGTTAGACTTCTGTAAAACAGTAAAAGTACGTAAGAACACAAGTTTGATATATGAAAAAGTCCTTCAATAAGAAACAACTAGAATTTTTGAACATGCTAGGGCTTCTGTTAAAACTAGAAAACAACATTTTAAtggtatttttatatattatattataagtgctaaatataattttggtttaaatatatttttcgtCTCTAACTTATACACCCTAATCTAAAATGGTCCTTATCAAGTATTTGCATATTTTTTGTccctaaaaaaattgtttgattgaaaatattcataaaacatttttaaaatattttttcttaagtCCCTTTTAGCAATCCTAATCGGGCATTGGTCTCTGCGTACAGAACTTGATCAACTTTATAGCTTGTTTCATGGTCATGTTTTCAAAATTGTTTTTGGCATCTTTTCTTATAATTTGTTTTCATCATATTAAGAATCAATGAAAGGGAAAATATgcaaaaggttgaaaaagaaaaggTGGTCTCTCGTGTCAAAAATCATTAACCTTTTTATTTAAAGCTTACGAATTCAACATACCACATGTTATTTAGGAGATCAGATAAGAATTTGTACACATGGATTCTTTTGACCATTGGTCTTCCACTAAAGAGTGCTCAATAAAAACTGCAAAATTTATCCCTCTCCAATTGACCAGAAGCTAAGTAGTACTCTAGTATCTACCAATCAATTGTGAACTGTTGCCTAATCATGCAGGGAAACAACaaaaatgataaagaaaaagagaagaaagtgTTGAGACTGAGTTTGACACATTGTTGTTTCTTGTTTTCTCTTTCTGAGTTGTTGATAAGTGATCCCACGAAACAAATTTTAAGCTGACTCTGAACATCAGAACAGAAAATATTATCAGCTTATGCATAAGATCTCTCAGGTGGTTTCCCCAGTCAATAACATATCCTAGTCATTTGacttattagaaattgggaggcctatactcaaccacaaaagctagctcaagagttgaggtttgcactacccttataaagcttatcttggctctatctctagccaatgtgggacttctaacacaccccctcacgtccaggattgaacagactggaacgtgggatcaacaacgggtggcccaaatatgggtggtctccacaacaaatggatctaggataggggtccaggcccatggtcaaacaaccatcggctctgataccaacttgaatttgataaaataattattgtgtatttcattgattaatacttgactgaaaactacaatatatatagactaacaaagagataaaaagaaactaaatctatctaaacctatctctatttaaatagatattatctctatttaaatagatactaatctaaaatagagaaacaaatctaaactatatctcaatgagataaTACTAATAGTAAACTAAATCTaaacagatattcaacactccccctcaagctaaagcttacttagctttaagcttgt
This portion of the Lotus japonicus ecotype B-129 chromosome 3, LjGifu_v1.2 genome encodes:
- the LOC130745925 gene encoding transcription factor bHLH68-like, with translation MMAGNPNWWSVNPPSLIPSSQYAIGSSSNPFSSLNENLEPHQSLSQLLFTGLPGEEERVAFSHFQPKKMENWDEHIINTSSMVPLVDVIKHEVSRSGNNLYHPGHGEFQVPGATWSNMVTVSSPRSSSVTSLSSNNLLDFTYNNKVDHRKINQLPDHTSECNSKATGGVCKKTRGQPSSSQPPLKVRKEKLGDRITSLHQLVSPFGKTDTASVLLEAIGYIRFLQGQIEALSSPYLGNGSKNMRNQQYVHGERNAVFPEDPGQLLNDSGLKRKGAPNQDGDRPKDLRSRGLCLVPVSCTQHVGNENGADYWAPGYGVGGF